From a region of the Arachis ipaensis cultivar K30076 chromosome B09, Araip1.1, whole genome shotgun sequence genome:
- the LOC107618005 gene encoding uncharacterized protein LOC107618005, giving the protein MSGPPRVRSMNVAAAGDSELRQVLVPACNKARAASDGRKPVKKPSPETVSKEKKPSPAAAPAILKRQERHHQALLKNLSMNASCSSDASSTDSSTHSGASSSGKAAAVAARRVSVVARKKQGSVKAEKVEKVNNCSVAAASDNGAEVDSCDSLEGKKRCAWVTPNTEPSYVAFHDEEWGVPVHDDKKLFELLSFSGALAELTWPAILSKRQLFREVFLDFDPSSVSKLNEKKIVAPGSTASSLLSDLRLRSIIENARQISKLIEEFGSFDTFIWNFVNHKPIVSQFRYPRQVPVKSPKAEVISKELVRRGFRSVGPTVIYTFMQVAGLTNDHLISCFRFKECALNSEPVCKESSFNSKVKEKANDESTETGLLLAVNKLSFT; this is encoded by the exons ATGTCGGGTCCACCGAGAGTCCGATCCATGAATGTGGCTGCCGCCGGCGACTCTGAGCTCCGGCAAGTGCTCGTCCCCGCCTGCAACAAGGCTCGTGCCGCCAGCGACGGGAGGAAACCTGTGAAAAAGCCTTCGCCAGAGACTGTGTCAAAGGAGAAGAAGCCTTCGCCGGCGGCGGCACCGGCAATTCTGAAGCGGCAGGAGCGCCACCATCAGGCACTGCTGAAGAACCTGTCAATGAATGCCTCTTGTTCATCCGATGCCTCGTCGACGGATTCCTCCACTCACAGCGGGGCTTCATCGAGCGGAAAGGCTGCGGCCGTGGCGGCGCGTCGGGTCAGTGTGGTGGCTAGGAAGAAGCAGGGTAGTGTCAAGGCTGAGAAGGTTGAGAAGGTCAACAATTGCAGTGTGGCTGCTGCTTCTGATAATGGTGCTGAGGTGGATTCATGTGATAGCTTGGAGGGCAAGAAAAGATGTGCTTGGGTAACACCAAATACAG AACCAAGTTATGTTGCTTTTCATGACGAAGAGTGGGGAGTTCCTGTTCATGATGACAA GAAACTGTTTGAGTTGCTCAGCTTCTCTGGAGCCTTGGCTGAACTTACATGGCCTGCCATTCTTAGCAAAAGGCAGTTATTTCG TGAAGTCTTTTTGGATTTTGATCCAAGTTCTGTCTCAAAACTGAATGAGAAAAAGATAGTTGCACCAGGAAGCACTGCCAGCTCATTGCTGTCCGATCTCAGGTTGCGATCGATAATTGAAAATGCACGCCAGATTAGTAAG CTAATTGAAGAGTTTGGTTCCTTTGACACATTTATTTGGAACTTTGTGAACCACAAGCCAATAGTCAGCCAGTTCAGGTATCCGCGCCAAGTACCAGTCAAATCTCCAAAAGCCGAAGTCATAAGTAAAGAACTTGTAAGGAGAGGGTTCCGGAGTGTGGGTCCGACGGTCATTTATACATTCATGCAAGTAGCTGGACTAACAAATGACCACCTAATCAGTTGCTTCAGATTCAAGGAGTGTGCCTTAAACTCGGAACCAGTCTGCAAAGAAAGCTCCTTCAACTCCAAGGTCAAGGAAAAAGCAAACGACGAATCAACGGAGACAGGTCTATTGCTAGCCGTGAACAAGTTGAGCTTCACCTGA
- the LOC107618471 gene encoding photosynthetic NDH subunit of subcomplex B 1, chloroplastic codes for MAAMYNLVSNPKSLSSFLTNPPSIPCTNLTHVSFDQSQYCSSYSSITRTRPTRSSSSLFQSNAKKKKNPWLDPFDDGEDPDMEYGSLFADGKQEEDPRPPDDPDNPYGFLKFPAGYAVEIASLGLKVRGDVRRCCCVISGGVYENLLFFPTIQLLKDRYPGVQIDVLASERGKQTYEMNKNVRWANAYDPDDEWPEPAEYTDMLGVLRNRFYDMVLSTKLAGLGHAAFLFMTTARDKLSYVYPNVNAAGAGLLLTETFTPETLNLSDGGYYMYEQMNDWLGRPFRSVPRTPVPPLRVSLSKKVKEAVETKYTNAGAQKGKYIVIHGIQSDSKANMQSRGDHDSLLPIQVWADIAYEIREFTPVFVIPHEKERENVEEVVGEDASIVFITTPGQLAALINDSAGVIATNTAAIQLANARDKPSIALFCSEEKGKKFVPDAEEKKCTIISSKTGKLIDIDVEAVSNAMQTFNVSLALV; via the exons ATGGCTGCAATGTATAATTTAGTGTCAAATCCAAAATCCTTATCATCATTCCTCACAAACCCACCTTCCATTCCATGCACTAACCTCACTCATGTCTCATTTGACCAATCCCAATATTGTTCTTCATACTCATCCATCACTAGAACAAGGCCAAcaagatcatcatcatcattgtttcAGAGCAAtgccaagaagaagaagaatccatGGTTAGACCCTTTTGATGATGGTGAGGATCCTGACATGGAGTATGGATCATTGTTTGCTGATGGGAAGCAAGAGGAGGATCCAAGGCCCCCAGATGACCCTGACAACCCTTATGGATTCTTGAAGTTCCCAGCTGGTTATGCTGTTGAGATTGCTTCTTTGGGTCTCAAAGTCAGAGGTGATGTTAGGAGGTGCTGCTGTGTTATCTCTGGTGGTGTTTATGAGAACCTCTTGTTTTTCCCAACTATTCAGTTGCTCAAGGATAG ATACCCTGGAGTTCAGATTGATGTGTTGGCATCAGAGAGGGGGAAGCAGACATATGAAATGAATAAGAATGTGAGGTGGGCAAATGCTTATGATCCTGATGATGAATGGCCTGAGCCTGCAGAGTATACTGATATGCTTGGAGTTCTTAGG AATAGATTCTATGACATGGTTTTGAGCACAAAATTAGCAGGGCTTGGGCATGCAGCATTCTTGTTTATGACAACAGCAAGAGATAAATTAAGCTATGTGTACCCAAATGTGAATGCTGCTGGGGCAGGATTGCTTTTAACTGAAACATTCACTCCAGAAACTTTGAATCTCTCAGATGGAGGATATTATAT GTATGAACAAATGAATGATTGGTTGGGAAGGCCATTCAGAAGTGTTCCAAGGACCCCAGTGCCACCCCTAAGGGTATCACTGTCAAAGAAGGTGAAGGAGGCTGTGGAGACTAAATACACAAATGCAGGTGCTCAAAAAGGGAAATATATTGTCATTCATGGCATTCAATCAGATTCTAAGGCCAACATGCAATCTAGGGGTGATCATGATAGCTTGCTTCCCATTCAAGTTTGGGCTGATATTGCATATGAGATAAG GGAATTTACTCCAGTTTTTGTGATTCCACATGAGAAAGAAAGGGAAAATGTGGAGGAAGTTGTTGGAGAAGATGCTTCCATAGTCTTCATCACCACCCCTGGACAG TTGGCTGCTCTTATCAATGACTCAGCTGGAGTGATAGCTACAAATACAGCAGCCATTCAACTTGCAAATGCAAGAGACAAACCAAG TATTGCATTGTTTTGTTCTGAAGAGAAGGGAAAAAAGTTTGTGCCTGATGCAGAAGAGAAGAAATGTACTATAATATCATCAAAGACAGGGAAGTtgattgatattgatgttgaggctGTATCAAATGCAATGCAAACTTTCAATGTCTCTCTAGCCTTAGTGTAG
- the LOC107618472 gene encoding phosphatidyl-N-methylethanolamine N-methyltransferase, which translates to MGIFAAVGVLSPFPFYWWLWNWPQSWVDLCGKDRDPSKVMALVAHFLKLIQFISLFSVSTLHWPPPFYFWPLFAFGQFLNFRVYQLLGEAGTYYGVRFGKSIPWVTEFPFGVIKDPQYVGAIMSLVACLSWVPLQYILLWVLGYLFMIIVESKEDLSTRAKPIH; encoded by the exons ATGGGGATTTTTGCGGCTGTTGGAGTGTTGTCACCATTCCCATTCTACTGGTGGCTATGGAACTGGCCCCAGTCATGGGTTGACCTCTGTGGCAAAGACCGTGACCCTTCTAAGGTCATGGCTCTCGTTGCTCACTTCTTGAAGCTCATTCAATtcatctctctcttctctgttTCCACTCTCCATTGGCCTCCTCCTTTCTACTTCTGGCCCCTCTTTGCCTTTGGCCAATTCCTCAACTTCAG GGTTTATCAGTTACTTGGTGAGGCTGGCACATACTATGGCGTACGCTTCGGAAAAAGCATTCCATGGGTAACGGAATTTCCATTTGGGGTCATCAAGGATCCTCAATATGTTGGCGCCATTATGAGTCTTGTTGCATGTCTCTCTTGGGTTCCTTTACAATACATTCTCCTGTGGGTTTTAGGATATTTGTTTATGATTATTGTGGAATCAAAAGAAGACCTGTCTACTCGTGCCAAGCCAATTCATTAA
- the LOC107618006 gene encoding probable WRKY transcription factor 40, translating to MDCSSWINTSLDLNINPHHHRVHHEEVPKKQVESNVFSLGLSMVPLKEESNTDYLEEELKRVTAENKKLAEMLSVVCENYNTLRNHLMEYMKKNPEKELSPSSKKRKSESSNNNCDPMALASNNGNSESSSTDEESCKKPREETIKAKTSRVYVRTEASDTSLIVKDGYQWRKYGQKVTRDNPSPRAYFKCSFAPSCPVKKKVQRSVEDQSVLVATYEGEHNHPLPSQMEATSGSNRCMTIGSVPCSASISSSAPTVTLDLTKSKPNNNNDSKITTKPKVDSPEQVPNVLVEQMASSLTKDPNFRAALVAALSGRLMHNN from the exons ATGGATTGTTCTTCTTGGATTAACACTTCCTTGGATCTCAACATTAATCCTCATCATCATAGAGTTCATCACGAGGAAGTTCCT AAGAAACAGGTTGAAAGCAATGTTTTCTCATTGGGGTTGTCCATGGTTCCTTTGAAAGAAGAG TCCAATACCGATTACTTAGAAGAGGAACTGAAGCGTGTGACTGCCGAAAACAAGAAATTGGCTGAAATGCTCTCTGTGGTTTGTGAGAATTACAACACTTTGAGGAACCACTTGATGGAATACATGAAGAAAAATCCTGAGAAGGAGCTTAGCCCTTCATCAAAGAAGAGGAAATCTGAGAGCAGCAACAACAATTGTGATCCGATGGCATTGGCGTCGAACAATGGGAACTCCGAGAGCAGCTCGACCGACGAAGAATCATGCAAGAAGCCAAGGGAAGAAACCATCAAGGCTAAGACCTCAAGAGTTTATGTTAGGACGGAAGCATCCGATACAAGCCTT ATTGTGAAAGATGGATACCAATGGAGGAAATATGGACAAAAAGTAACAAGAGATAACCCTTCTCCAAGAGCATATTTCAAGTGCTCTTTTGCTCCAAGCTGTCCTGTAAAGAAGAAG GTGCAAAGAAGTGTTGAAGATCAATCTGTGCTGGTTGCGACTTACGAGGGTGAGCACAACCACCCCCTCCCTTCTCAGATGGAGGCAACATCCGGCTCGAACCGTTGTATGACCATAGGTTCGGTGCCTTGTTCGGCATCAATTAGCTCTTCTGCACCAACAGTTACTCTTGACTTGACAAAATCCAagcccaacaacaacaatgattCCAAGATTACAACAAAACCAAAGGTTGATTCACCTGAACAAGTACCTAATGTTTTGGTGGAACAGATGGCTAGTTCATTGACCAAAGATCCAAATTTCAGAGCAGCACTTGTTGCTGCCCTTTCAGGAAGATTGATGCACAATAATTGA